A single region of the Nocardioides aurantiacus genome encodes:
- a CDS encoding SigE family RNA polymerase sigma factor codes for MPTFADADAMTFDDYAATEWPSLYRRAFLLAGNHADAEDLAQQTLIKVHGAWSRVSRSDVPAAYVRRILMNTFLSAKRPKRRRLELLIGDDAPEPASPLTAGPEERMSLWPQVRLLPPRQRAVIVLRYYEQLSEAEIADVLDCSRGNVKSTAHRALQNLRTALGQEES; via the coding sequence GTGCCGACGTTCGCCGATGCCGACGCGATGACGTTCGACGACTACGCGGCCACAGAGTGGCCATCGCTGTACCGTCGCGCCTTCCTCCTTGCTGGAAATCACGCAGACGCCGAGGATCTCGCCCAGCAGACCCTCATCAAGGTCCACGGCGCCTGGTCACGGGTGAGTCGGTCCGACGTCCCGGCCGCCTACGTCAGGCGCATCTTGATGAACACGTTCCTGTCCGCCAAGCGCCCCAAAAGGCGAAGGCTGGAATTGCTCATCGGCGACGACGCGCCCGAACCGGCCTCACCGCTCACTGCGGGTCCCGAAGAGCGGATGTCGCTGTGGCCACAGGTACGCCTGCTGCCGCCGCGGCAGCGAGCCGTCATCGTGCTGCGCTATTACGAACAGCTCAGCGAGGCAGAAATTGCCGACGTCCTTGACTGCTCCCGCGGCAACGTGAAGTCCACCGCCCACCGCGCGCTACAGAATCTGCGAACCGCTCTCGGGCAGGAGGAAAGCTGA
- a CDS encoding L,D-transpeptidase, with translation MDVDRKLRLRVEAGTFEAVEVTGPEGSSIEGRLSPDKTRWAARSPLRANSRYRITSTATDTESREGTFESVFRTRELTLDEQTYPSFALADGQTVGVGMPVVIRFDIPVTDQASIERHLKVTSRPAQAGAFRWVSGQEVHWRPKAYWRPGTDVTVEADIGGVPAGSGIYGQKDRRMTFQVGDAMVSEVDMTTHQMQVFRNGKLVRTIPITTGEQPKFTTRSGIKVISEKYRSKRMNSATVGIDPDSADGYDLDDVEYAMRLTNSGEFVHAAPWSVGSQGSANVSHGCTGMSTANAEWLYNNTNVGDVIEYVGTDKPMDLTNGFGDWNTSFRDYRAGSALS, from the coding sequence GTGGACGTCGACCGCAAGCTGAGGCTGCGAGTCGAGGCGGGCACGTTCGAGGCAGTCGAAGTCACCGGCCCCGAGGGCTCGAGCATCGAGGGGCGTCTCTCACCGGACAAGACACGTTGGGCCGCCAGATCCCCGTTGCGGGCGAACTCGCGTTACCGGATCACCAGCACGGCCACGGACACCGAGAGCCGGGAGGGCACCTTCGAGTCGGTCTTCCGGACACGCGAGCTGACCCTGGATGAGCAGACCTACCCCAGCTTCGCGCTCGCCGACGGGCAGACCGTCGGGGTCGGCATGCCGGTCGTCATCCGATTCGACATCCCCGTCACCGATCAGGCATCGATCGAGCGGCACCTGAAGGTGACCAGCCGTCCAGCGCAGGCCGGTGCCTTCCGCTGGGTCAGCGGTCAGGAGGTGCACTGGCGGCCGAAGGCGTACTGGCGCCCGGGCACCGACGTGACAGTGGAGGCTGACATCGGCGGGGTGCCGGCCGGCAGCGGCATCTACGGGCAGAAGGATCGAAGGATGACCTTCCAGGTCGGAGATGCGATGGTCAGTGAGGTCGACATGACCACCCACCAGATGCAGGTGTTCCGCAACGGCAAGCTGGTCAGGACGATCCCGATCACGACCGGGGAGCAGCCAAAGTTCACCACGAGGTCCGGCATCAAGGTCATCAGCGAGAAGTACCGGAGCAAGCGAATGAACTCCGCGACAGTGGGCATCGATCCCGACAGCGCCGACGGCTATGACCTCGACGACGTCGAGTACGCCATGCGGCTGACGAACAGCGGTGAGTTCGTGCATGCAGCTCCGTGGTCAGTCGGCTCCCAGGGCAGCGCCAACGTCAGCCACGGCTGCACCGGCATGAGCACCGCCAACGCCGAGTGGCTGTACAACAACACCAACGTGGGCGACGTCATCGAATACGTCGGGACGGACAAGCCCATGGACC